The Streptomyces nitrosporeus genome includes a window with the following:
- a CDS encoding GntR family transcriptional regulator: MPKPTADLATLGLGVDRTSPVPLYHQLAQQLQAAIEQGRLAPGSLLGNELELAARLGLSRPTVRQAIQSLVDKGLMVRRRGVGTQVVHSRIRRPLELSSLYDDLDAADRRPETRVLRNTVEPASAEVAAALHVAAGSEVHLVERLRYAHGEPMALLRNHLPPGLLDLGTVALEATGLYRMMRASGLTLHSARQAVGARTATGEEAALLAEPAGAPLLTMERTTFDDGGRAVEFGSHVYRASRYAFEFQLLARP, translated from the coding sequence GCCACCCTGGGGCTGGGTGTGGACCGCACCAGCCCCGTACCGCTCTACCACCAGCTGGCCCAGCAGCTCCAGGCGGCCATCGAACAGGGCCGCCTCGCCCCCGGCAGCCTCCTCGGCAACGAACTGGAGCTCGCCGCGCGCCTCGGGCTGTCCCGGCCGACCGTCCGCCAGGCGATCCAGTCACTTGTCGACAAGGGCCTCATGGTGCGCCGCCGCGGGGTCGGGACGCAGGTCGTCCACAGCCGCATCCGGCGGCCGCTGGAGCTGAGCAGCCTCTACGACGACCTGGACGCGGCGGACCGGCGGCCCGAGACCCGCGTCCTGCGCAACACGGTCGAGCCGGCGAGCGCGGAGGTGGCCGCCGCCCTCCACGTCGCCGCGGGTAGCGAGGTGCATCTCGTCGAGCGGCTGCGCTACGCCCACGGGGAGCCCATGGCCCTCCTGCGCAACCACCTGCCCCCCGGACTGCTGGACCTCGGCACGGTGGCCCTGGAGGCGACCGGGCTCTACCGGATGATGCGCGCCTCGGGCCTCACCCTGCACAGCGCCCGCCAGGCCGTCGGCGCCCGCACGGCCACCGGGGAGGAGGCCGCACTGCTCGCCGAGCCCGCCGGGGCCCCGCTGCTGACCATGGAGCGGACCACCTTCGACGACGGCGGCCGGGCCGTCGAATTCGGCTCCCACGTCTACCGCGCCTCGCGGTACGCCTTCGAGTTCCAGCTGCTGGCCCGCCCCTGA